The DNA region CGAACTCCGCTCCTAACGCAGGGGCGACTATGTCTACTATGATGCATCCCGCACCGGAAAATGTAGTGTCTTTAGAGAAATTGCACAAAGAGAAGCTAGATGATTTTCTCAAATCTACATTGCCACTTTCCGTAAACCATAAGGCCATAACGCGAATTGGTACACAAGCAGAAGTAGTTTGTACAATTGCAGAAGAAGAAAAGGCGGAATTGATTCTTGTAGGTTCTGAAAGTACCACAGGTATGGAGGCCTTTTTTGTGGGTTCAGAAAGCGAAAAAATCACCAGAAAGGCACCATGCTCGGTTTTGGCATTGCCCAAAGATTCCAAGCATTTTAAAATGGATACGATAGGCCTTGCCCTGGATACCGATAATGATGAAAACAACGGAAATTTATCGGTTTTAAAGGAAATTGTAGTATCAACAAAAGCAAAGCTGCGATTAGTACATATATCGGATAAAGAAGAAATAGCATTCAAGACCGAAGATGTATTAAAGCAGTATAAAACAGAACTGAATTCTGTAGAGCATTCTTTTCATGTTTTCTTTGAAAATGATACCGAGGAAGGTATTTCTAAGTTTCTAGATAAAAACCCTATTGATTTAATGGCTATTCTGTACAGGGAACATGGTTTCTTTGAGCGCCTGTTTCAACCTGGGTTGAGAAAAAAACTGATTTTCGAGAACCAAATTCCCTTACTCGTACTTAAATAGGAACGTAGTAAACCAGAATTGTTGGGGCTTTAAATCAGGGTAAAGTATAGCGCAATTATTTGATGGAAGAAGTTGCTCCTGTTTTATGTCTTTACCACATAACATTTGAAATAATAAAAGAGAATAAAAGCTGGTTTTAGGACCAGCTTTAAAGGTTGTATATAAGTGATCGATGGATAAGATAGAACACAAAACACATTGGGAAAGATTCAAAGGTGTCATCACCGCCTTATTTTCTGATGATTTAGCATCAGGTATAATGATGGTCTCGGCAGTTGTCATTGCCTTGATCTTGGCTAACTCTGGATGGGCAACAGAATTTCATGAATTTTGGGAATACAGTATAAATCTTAGCGTGAACGATGCTGAATTAAGTCTCACGCTACACCAATTTGTAAATGATGGCCTAATGGCCATTTTCTTTTTTGCCATCGGTCTGGAAATAAAAAGAGAAATTATCGCCGGAGAACTGTCCAGTCTAAGAACGGCTTTGATGCCCATTATTTGTGCTCTGGGCGGATTGATTTTTCCTGTTCTTGTTTTTATGTTAATTAACAATGGCCAGGACACTTTTGCCGGGTGGGGTATACCTATGGCAACCGATATTGTATTTGCATTGATCCTATTAACTTTAGTGGGGAATAAAAAGGTGCCTATCGCTTTAAAAATATTTGTGACCGCATTGGCGGTGGTAGATGATATTTGTGCGGTATTGGTAATAGCTTTCTTTTATACGGACCATATTGTTTACGAAAGCTTGTTGTGGGCCTTTCTCTCATTTTTTGTGTTGATAGGAGCGAACGGAGTAGGGGTTAAAAATCCATTATTTTATGGGGTAATTGGAATATTGGGTATATGGACAGGTTTTTTTCTCTCCGGCGTTCATGCAACCATAGCCGGAGTTATTACGGCCATAGCCATACCGGCCCGTGTTGACCTTGAGGAACGTACATTTGTAAAGAACGTTAGAAACCTTATTGATTCTTTTGATACCATACGTACGACCGAGACGGTTTTTATGAAAAATGACAAGCTTGAACTTGTACATATCTTACGAAAAGCCATACGAAAAACGGTACCTCCGTTGCAGACCATTGAGAGAATACTGCAACCGTTCGTAAACTTCTTTGTATTGCCCTTGTTTGCACTGGCCAATACGGGTTTGACTATTGAAACTGAAAATCTTGGTAAGTTGTTAGAACCGCTTTCAGTGGGTGTGGTTCTGGGGTTGGTTTTAGGTAAGTTTTTAGGAATTTCTATAGTGGCTAGATTGGCGGCCGCCCTAAAAATAGCCAAGCTTCCTGAAAAGGTGCAATGGCCACAATTTTATGGGGCAGCAGCTTTTGCCGGAATTGGCTTTACCATGTCAATTTTTATTGCCGAGCTCGCATTTGCTAATGAAGCGTTTGTACATCAGGCAAAGCTTGCTATTCTTTTGGCGTTTATATTGGCCGCATTACTGGGTATGTTCATTTTTCGCTTTTTTGTAAAAACGAATCAAGATTGAGTTGTAATGATTTTGCAGGGTTATCCTACTCCATAAAAAGGTTTACCGGTGTTTTAGTGAAGACATAGAAAGGAAGAACTGGCACATAAAGAACCCAGGAGATTAAACGCGGAGTAGACTAGTCATTAATTGCAGAATGTGTTCATAATCCTACAAAGATGTAGCTATCACCTCTCCTAACATGCCGATATATTGGTGTAACCTAGATTATTAACACACAGTTAAACTTTTCTTTTCATACAATATATTCAAACCCCATAACTTTCGTCACTCCTATTTGTGATGCAAGACAACCAACTATACCAGGCCATAAGAAATAACGATAAAGAAGCTTTTGAACTTCTTTTCGATAAGTATTATCCGCGACTCTGTTTTTTTTCGATGCAATTTTCTGTGGACAAAGAGGCGGCTGAAGAAGTGGTCT from Zobellia alginiliquefaciens includes:
- a CDS encoding universal stress protein, which encodes MKIRSLIVPIDFTDTAKNTVDYAVKLAEIIESKIIFVSSYMANSAPNAGATMSTMMHPAPENVVSLEKLHKEKLDDFLKSTLPLSVNHKAITRIGTQAEVVCTIAEEEKAELILVGSESTTGMEAFFVGSESEKITRKAPCSVLALPKDSKHFKMDTIGLALDTDNDENNGNLSVLKEIVVSTKAKLRLVHISDKEEIAFKTEDVLKQYKTELNSVEHSFHVFFENDTEEGISKFLDKNPIDLMAILYREHGFFERLFQPGLRKKLIFENQIPLLVLK
- the nhaA gene encoding Na+/H+ antiporter NhaA is translated as MDKIEHKTHWERFKGVITALFSDDLASGIMMVSAVVIALILANSGWATEFHEFWEYSINLSVNDAELSLTLHQFVNDGLMAIFFFAIGLEIKREIIAGELSSLRTALMPIICALGGLIFPVLVFMLINNGQDTFAGWGIPMATDIVFALILLTLVGNKKVPIALKIFVTALAVVDDICAVLVIAFFYTDHIVYESLLWAFLSFFVLIGANGVGVKNPLFYGVIGILGIWTGFFLSGVHATIAGVITAIAIPARVDLEERTFVKNVRNLIDSFDTIRTTETVFMKNDKLELVHILRKAIRKTVPPLQTIERILQPFVNFFVLPLFALANTGLTIETENLGKLLEPLSVGVVLGLVLGKFLGISIVARLAAALKIAKLPEKVQWPQFYGAAAFAGIGFTMSIFIAELAFANEAFVHQAKLAILLAFILAALLGMFIFRFFVKTNQD